The following coding sequences lie in one Heyndrickxia oleronia genomic window:
- a CDS encoding carbohydrate ABC transporter permease, translating to MSSVAIQTNELNLQYVEQVKKKQRIKNFLHGLLFLLPSILLFSIFVFYPMIRTIYLSFFLTNASGETTVFVGLENYLNMFTSPIFLKSIQSTFLFVLYTVPATIVISLFLAIIANEKLKGIGFFRTIFSSTMGISVAAASVFWMYLFNPTMGLLNQFLQSIGVESIGWLTDPDWALFSVSVTTVWMNIGFTFLVLLGGLQSIDSYLYESADIEGAGYFYKLRRITLPMLSPTLFFVLTVSIINAFQTFGQIDILTHGGPQNETNLIVYSIYREAFVNYQFGSASAQAVILFILILLMTALQFKLGERKVHYQ from the coding sequence ATGTCTAGTGTAGCCATTCAGACAAATGAATTAAATCTACAGTACGTTGAGCAAGTAAAAAAGAAACAAAGAATTAAAAACTTTTTACACGGGCTATTATTTCTTTTACCATCGATTCTGCTATTTAGTATTTTTGTATTTTACCCTATGATCCGAACGATTTATTTAAGTTTTTTCTTAACAAATGCAAGTGGTGAAACTACAGTATTTGTCGGATTGGAAAATTACTTGAATATGTTTACGTCTCCTATTTTTCTAAAGAGCATCCAATCCACGTTCTTATTTGTGCTATATACCGTTCCAGCGACCATTGTGATTAGCTTATTTTTAGCCATTATCGCGAATGAAAAATTAAAGGGAATTGGATTTTTTCGCACGATTTTCTCCTCAACAATGGGAATTTCAGTAGCAGCTGCATCTGTATTTTGGATGTATTTATTTAACCCTACTATGGGATTACTCAATCAGTTTCTTCAATCAATCGGTGTCGAATCGATTGGCTGGCTTACTGATCCAGATTGGGCACTTTTTTCTGTTTCAGTTACTACGGTTTGGATGAATATAGGCTTTACTTTTCTCGTTCTTTTGGGAGGGCTACAATCGATCGATTCCTATCTTTATGAAAGTGCTGATATTGAGGGTGCAGGTTACTTTTATAAGCTAAGGAGAATTACACTTCCCATGCTTTCTCCCACCCTATTTTTTGTCTTAACCGTATCGATCATTAATGCTTTTCAAACATTTGGTCAAATTGATATTTTGACGCATGGCGGTCCACAAAATGAAACAAATTTAATTGTTTATTCCATTTATCGCGAGGCATTTGTTAATTATCAGTTTGGATCAGCAAGTGCTCAAGCCGTTATATTATTTATTTTGATCCTACTTATGACCGCTCTGCAATTTAAGCTTGGTGAAAGGAAGGTTCATTATCAATGA